A single genomic interval of Maniola jurtina chromosome 23, ilManJurt1.1, whole genome shotgun sequence harbors:
- the LOC123877252 gene encoding facilitated trehalose transporter Tret1-like yields the protein MVKMKSVFEFQQFQDVQYVLKQVLATLVTGWFTVIAGFAFGFSAVLLPELQKDEDFDYDADMASWIASITPLSMVFGCVSSGYLIDYLGRKPGHMVLAVTSLISWLIIAFAANNVHMLIGRFIAGLSVGASRPVSLVYIGEITDPKYRSLTLVAPSISMGVGIITSHILGGYVSWRHCCYIYGALNASCVILFLFLKESPLWLISKGKIDEGTQAFKWFRGQDIDSEKELQLVLLRQNEKSNQYFYKDVMSLSFIKPLLIILLLSFVQFNGANVFSFYAQEMIETSFKGSIDPFAFMIGIDVVRFVIIILIFAFNKFIPRKIFFLTANFCCGISLFILVVYLLNLERFGSIGLSITITVLFISFGGSVVTLGWSFVPELFSANLRGLGSGIAAAMSYLVLFVCVKISPGVAATYGDAAMYAFYGVVTVINNLILCFVLPETSGRSLQEIEDSYKKSGTTVSSL from the exons gtaTTAGCAACACTAGTTACGGGATGGTTCACTGTGATAGCAGGATTTGCATTTGGGTTCAGCGCGGTTCTGCTGCCAGAACTGCAAAAGGATGAAGACTTTGATTATGACGCTGACATGGCTTCTTGGATTG CTTCAATCACTCCACTATCTATGGTGTTTGGATGCGTCAGTTCAGGCTATCTTATCGACTACCTGGGAAGAAAACCTGGACATATGGTGCTAGCAGTTACATCCTTAATTAGTTGGCTTATTATAGCGTTTGCTGCCAACAATGTGCACATGCTTATCGGAAGATTCATAGCAGGATTATCAGTAGGTGCCAGTAGGCCTGTATCCTTAGTTTACATAGGAGAAATAACTGATCCCAAATACAGAAGTTTAACTCTTGTAGCTCCTTCTATTTCGATGGGTGTAGGTATAATAACTAGTCATATTCTAGGAGGGTATGTTTCCTGGAGACATTGTTGCTACATTTACGGGGCACTAAATGCTTCATGTGTgatattattcttatttttgaAAGAAAGTCCGCTATGGTTGATATCAAAAGGAAAGATAGATGAAGGCACTCAAGCTTTTAAATGGTTCAGAGGACAAGATATAGACTCCGAAAAGGAGTTGCAGTTAGTCTTGCTGCGACAGAATGAAAAATCTAACCAATACTTTTACAAAGATGTCATGAGCTTATCATTTATCAAGccattgttaattattttattattatcatttgtaCAGTTTAATGGAGCTAATGTTTTCAGTTTTTACGCACAAGAAATGATTGAGACTTCGTTTAAAGGCAGTATtgaccctttcgcatttatgatcgGCATTGATGTTGTCCGGTTTGTGatcatcattttaattttcGCTTTTAACAAATTTATACCTCGCAAGATTTTTTTCCTCACTGCCAATTTCTGTTGCggcatttctttatttattttagttgttTACTTGTTAAACCTTGAAAGATTTGGGTCCATAGGGTTATCCATAACAATCACAGTTTTGTTTATATCTTTTGGTGGTTCTGTGGTAACTTTAGGTTGGTCATTTGTACCAGAGTTATTTTCTGCTAATTTAAGAGGATTAGGATCTGGTATAGCCGCGGCTATGTCGTACTTAGTATTGTTCGTTTGTGTGAAAATATCTCCCGGAGTTGCGGCAACATATGGAGACGCAGCAATGTATGCCTTTTATGGTGTTGTTACAgttattaataacttaatcttgTGTTTTGTACTCCCTGAAACGAGTGGTCGCTCTTTGCAGGAAATAGAAGATAGCTATAAGAAAAGCGGCACTACTGTAtcaagtttataa
- the LOC123877261 gene encoding protein lethal(2)essential for life-like, whose translation MSLAPYFFDYDLPRWPRRLLDQNFGLTLSPDDLYTATTSPIIPRYRFFWPKDAGSSIKFEKDKWQISVDVQHFAPDEITVKTADGNIVVEGKHEEKQDEHGFVSRHFVRKFKIPEDTDPEAIESRLSSDGVLTVLASRKADVLKGERNVPITQTGPVRKDVKDETVPEKKA comes from the coding sequence ATGTCGCTCGCTCCATACTTCTTCGACTACGATCTGCCCCGGTGGCCACGTCGTCTCCTTGATCAAAACTTCGGTCTGACTCTTTCACCAGACGACCTATACACGGCAACTACAAGTCCAATCATTCCAAGGTACAGATTCTTTTGGCCCAAAGACGCTGGCTCATCCATCAAATTCGAGAAAGACAAGTGGCAGATCAGCGTCGACGTCCAGCATTTTGCCCCAgatgaaatcactgtgaagacaGCAGATGGTAACATAGTTGTTGAAGGGAAACATGAAGAAAAGCAAGATGAACATGGATTCGTCTCCAGGCATTTCGTGAGGAAGTTTAAAATCCCAGAGGACACGGACCCTGAAGCGATAGAATCAAGGCTTTCCTCTGATGGTGTGTTAACTGTTTTAGCATCGAGAAAAGCAGATGTACTTAAAGGTGAAAGGAATGTACCTATAACTCAAACGGGCCCAGTCAGGAAGGATGTTAAGGATGAAACAGTGCCAGAAAAGAAGGCTTAG
- the LOC123877259 gene encoding protein lethal(2)essential for life-like, whose amino-acid sequence MSLLPYVFGYNWPRYRPRRLLDQDFGLAITPDDMLTVAAVPMISENYLRPWQQLANVAREVGSNIKADKDKFQVNLDVQHFAPEEISVKTADGYIIVEGNHEEKKDEHGYISRKFVRRYALPDGCNPETVQSKLSSDGVLTVIAPRKPSAIKNERPIPIQQTGPVHKEIKEDTIAQKK is encoded by the coding sequence ATGTCTCTCCTACCATACGTCTTCGGGTACAACTGGCCACGCTACCGTCCACGCCGTCTTCTAGACCAAGATTTCGGTCTAGCCATCACTCCAGACGACATGTTAACAGTTGCCGCCGTTCCTATGATCTCCGAAAACTACTTGCGACCGTGGCAACAGCTGGCGAACGTTGCACGCGAAGTTGGATCCAATATCAAGGCAGATAAGGACAAATTTCAAGTGAATTTGGATGTTCAACATTTCGCTCCTGAAGAAATAAGCGTGAAGACAGCCGACGGTTATATTATTGTGGAAGGAAACCATGAAGAGAAGAAGGATGAACATGGATATATTTCTAGAAAATTCGTACGCAGATACGCTCTTCCCGATGGCTGCAACCCTGAAACAGTTCAATCTAAGCTTTCCTCCGATGGTGTTTTGACTGTGATCGCGCCAAGAAAACCATCCGCTATCAAAAATGAAAGACCCATTCCGATCCAGCAAACAGGCCCCGTTCACAAGGAAATCAAAGAAGACACAATAGCACAaaagaagtaa
- the LOC123877257 gene encoding protein lethal(2)essential for life-like, with protein MSLLPYLFDDFSLVRPRRLVDQHFGLALTPDDLLTAVAAAPLVSRDYYRPWRHLAAAARDLGSSIKADKDKLQISLDVQHFAPEEISVKTADGFIIVEGKHEEKQDQHGYISRQFVRRYALPEGTLPETVESKLSSDGVLTITAPIKVPEAIKGERKVPIAQTGPVRKEIKDQSEGTNEKPKAK; from the coding sequence ATGTCTCTGCTTCCATACTTGTTCGACGACTTTTCTTTGGTACGTCCCCGCCGCCTTGTGGACCAGCATTTCGGCTTGGCGTTGACTCCTGACGACCTCCTCACCGCGGTTGCAGCAGCACCTCTCGTCAGCAGGGACTACTACCGCCCCTGGCGTCATCTAGCCGCCGCAGCCAGGGACCTCGGCTCCAGCATCAAGGCAGACAAAGACAAACTCCAAATCAGCCTGGACGTTCAGCACTTCGCACCAGAGGAGATCAGCGTTAAGACTGCCGATGGCTTCATCATCGTCGAAGGCAAGCACGAGGAAAAGCAAGATCAGCACGGTTATATTTCCCGCCAGTTTGTGAGACGATACGCCTTACCAGAGGGCACCTTGCCAGAAACTGTTGAATCGAAGCTTTCCTCCGATGGAGTATTGACCATCACAGCGCCAATAAAGGTCCCAGAGGCGATCAAGGGCGAAAGAAAAGTCCCCATCGCCCAAACGGGGCCAGTTAGAAAGGAAATCAAAGACCAAAGTGAAGGTACCAATGAGAAGCCAAAAGCGAAGTAA